A single genomic interval of Haloterrigena salifodinae harbors:
- the glnA gene encoding type I glutamate--ammonia ligase, with translation MTSGNITEAEQAVLDEIEEKDVDFLRLQFTDILGTVKNVSVPARQAEKAFSEGIYFDGSSIEGFVRIQESDMRLVPDPDTFAILPWRQKEGSAAARMICDVYNTSTGEPFEGDPRRVLKNALERAEDLGYEVNAAPEPEFFLFEEDEEGRATTKTNDAGGYFDLAPKDLASDVRRDIIYGLEDMGFEIEASHHEVAEGQHEINFEYDDALATADNVATFRTVVRAIAAQHDLHATFMPKPIPKINGSGMHTHFSLFEDGENAFHDEDDEFNLSDEAHSFLAGILEHAPAITAVANPTVNSYKRLVPGYEAPVYVAWSDRNRSALIRKPAARTPAASRVELRSPDPSCNPYLAFAVMIHAGLDGIEQDLECPDPVRENIYEFDEQKREEYGIETLPSNLGEAVEALEEDEAIYSALGEHVAPKFVEAKSQEFEEYLVDVSQWELDRYLETF, from the coding sequence ATGACAAGCGGAAACATCACCGAGGCCGAACAGGCGGTATTAGACGAGATCGAGGAGAAAGACGTCGATTTCCTCCGTCTTCAGTTTACTGACATTCTCGGAACGGTAAAGAACGTCTCCGTTCCCGCTCGCCAGGCCGAGAAGGCCTTCAGCGAGGGTATCTACTTCGACGGCTCCTCGATCGAAGGCTTCGTCCGCATTCAGGAGTCGGACATGCGCCTGGTCCCCGATCCTGACACCTTCGCGATCCTCCCGTGGCGCCAGAAGGAGGGTAGTGCCGCGGCCCGGATGATCTGTGACGTCTACAACACCTCGACGGGCGAGCCCTTCGAGGGCGACCCGCGTCGCGTTCTCAAGAACGCGCTCGAGCGCGCCGAGGACCTCGGCTACGAGGTCAACGCCGCGCCCGAACCGGAGTTCTTCCTGTTCGAGGAAGACGAGGAGGGCCGCGCGACGACCAAGACCAACGACGCCGGCGGCTACTTCGACCTCGCGCCGAAAGACCTCGCCTCCGATGTCCGCCGAGACATCATCTACGGTCTCGAGGACATGGGCTTCGAGATCGAGGCCAGCCACCACGAGGTGGCGGAAGGGCAACACGAGATCAACTTCGAGTACGACGACGCGCTCGCGACCGCGGACAACGTCGCCACGTTCCGCACCGTCGTCCGCGCTATCGCGGCCCAGCACGACCTCCACGCGACGTTCATGCCCAAGCCGATCCCGAAGATAAACGGCTCGGGAATGCACACGCACTTCTCGCTGTTCGAGGACGGCGAGAACGCGTTCCACGACGAGGACGACGAGTTCAACCTCAGCGACGAGGCCCACTCGTTCCTCGCGGGTATCTTAGAGCACGCGCCGGCGATCACAGCGGTCGCGAACCCGACGGTCAACAGCTACAAGCGCCTGGTGCCGGGCTACGAAGCGCCGGTCTACGTCGCCTGGTCGGACCGCAACCGATCGGCGCTGATCCGCAAACCGGCGGCCCGCACGCCGGCGGCCTCGCGCGTCGAACTGCGCTCGCCGGACCCCTCGTGTAATCCGTACCTCGCCTTCGCCGTCATGATCCACGCCGGTCTCGACGGCATCGAGCAAGACCTCGAGTGTCCCGACCCGGTCCGGGAGAACATCTACGAGTTCGACGAGCAGAAGCGCGAGGAGTACGGTATCGAAACGCTCCCGTCGAACCTCGGCGAGGCCGTCGAGGCCCTCGAGGAAGACGAGGCCATCTACAGCGCGCTCGGCGAGCACGTCGCACCGAAGTTCGTCGAAGCCAAAAGCCAGGAGTTCGAGGAGTACCTTGTCGACGTCTCCCAGTGGGAACTCGACCGCTACCTCGAGACGTTCTGA
- a CDS encoding CaiB/BaiF CoA transferase family protein: MRLNDVRVLDCSRLLPGPYATQLLADCGAEVVKVEDTDAGDYARAMEPDTADGVGAIFEMVNRGKRSVAIDLKTDDGRAAFYRLVEDADVVLEGFRPGVVDRLGIDYETLAEHNDELIYCSLTGYGQDGPWADRVGHDLNYVALAGLLDLTRESPGEKPQVPGYPIGDMAGGLFAAFAIVGALLSRELGNAGGEYVDVAMADIVASFAQPVAYQAATGDPAEPRPGETPLTGAYPWYDCYETADGNWVTLAALEPGFWRAFCEAVGRDDLTDEHGTDDPAVRAALEAELRDLFRERTRGEWEAVLEGVDAAFAGVYSPAEMLEHPQFRARDLIERPDGAPPRIGFPARFDDETAATAERAELDERVPTQGEHTRRYLDEAGYSDAEIDALYDAGAVR; encoded by the coding sequence GTGCGACTAAATGACGTTCGCGTGCTCGACTGCTCGCGGCTGCTGCCCGGCCCCTACGCGACGCAGTTGCTGGCCGACTGTGGCGCCGAGGTGGTGAAGGTGGAGGATACCGACGCCGGCGACTACGCTCGAGCGATGGAGCCCGACACGGCCGACGGCGTCGGCGCGATTTTCGAGATGGTCAACCGCGGCAAGCGCAGCGTCGCGATCGACCTGAAAACCGACGACGGGCGAGCGGCGTTCTACCGACTCGTCGAGGACGCCGACGTCGTCCTCGAGGGGTTCCGGCCGGGCGTCGTCGACCGACTGGGGATCGACTACGAGACGCTGGCCGAGCACAACGACGAACTGATCTACTGCTCGCTCACCGGCTACGGCCAGGACGGTCCGTGGGCGGATCGGGTCGGCCACGATCTGAACTACGTCGCGCTGGCCGGCTTGCTCGATCTGACGCGGGAGTCACCCGGGGAGAAACCGCAGGTCCCCGGCTACCCGATCGGCGACATGGCCGGCGGGCTGTTCGCCGCGTTCGCTATCGTCGGGGCGTTGCTCTCCAGGGAACTGGGAAACGCCGGCGGCGAGTACGTCGACGTCGCGATGGCCGACATCGTCGCCTCGTTCGCCCAGCCGGTCGCCTACCAGGCCGCGACCGGCGACCCCGCCGAGCCGCGACCCGGCGAGACCCCGTTGACGGGCGCCTATCCGTGGTACGACTGCTACGAGACCGCCGACGGGAACTGGGTGACGCTCGCGGCCCTCGAACCGGGGTTCTGGCGGGCGTTCTGCGAGGCCGTCGGCCGGGACGACCTCACCGACGAGCACGGGACGGATGATCCAGCCGTGCGCGCCGCCCTCGAGGCCGAACTCCGCGATCTCTTCCGCGAACGAACCCGTGGCGAGTGGGAGGCAGTCCTCGAAGGCGTCGACGCGGCGTTCGCCGGCGTCTACTCGCCCGCCGAGATGCTCGAGCACCCCCAGTTCCGGGCGCGAGATCTCATCGAGCGTCCGGACGGCGCCCCGCCGCGGATCGGATTTCCGGCCCGGTTCGACGACGAAACCGCAGCGACGGCGGAGCGTGCAGAACTCGACGAGCGCGTCCCGACGCAGGGCGAACACACGCGCCGGTATCTCGACGAGGCGGGCTATAGCGACGCGGAGATCGATGCGCTCTACGATGCCGGCGCCGTCCGGTGA
- a CDS encoding CBS domain-containing protein, whose translation MIDVPLERVLTRSGRTIPPEAPVTEAAERLRDPDVPALVVLEDETVVGIVTESDIVAFVAETLEPHSVGAVMSSPVTEISRHESLVAAAETMRADGVKHLPVVSDGAYYGLVSASTLAPYLSRHRLEIDREDDPIRLGADGGREIPAGE comes from the coding sequence ATGATCGACGTTCCACTCGAACGTGTACTGACTCGGTCCGGTCGAACGATCCCGCCCGAAGCGCCCGTCACCGAAGCCGCGGAACGACTCCGCGATCCGGACGTGCCGGCGCTCGTCGTCCTCGAGGACGAGACCGTCGTCGGAATCGTCACCGAATCGGATATCGTCGCCTTCGTCGCCGAGACGCTCGAACCGCACTCGGTCGGGGCGGTCATGTCGTCGCCGGTCACCGAGATCTCGCGACACGAATCGCTGGTCGCCGCCGCGGAAACGATGCGCGCCGACGGTGTGAAACACCTCCCGGTCGTCAGCGACGGCGCCTACTACGGCCTCGTCTCCGCGTCGACGCTCGCGCCGTACCTCTCGCGGCACCGACTCGAGATCGACCGGGAGGACGACCCGATTCGCCTCGGCGCCGACGGCGGACGGGAAATCCCGGCCGGCGAGTAA
- a CDS encoding gamma carbonic anhydrase family protein, which produces MVDSRTYAFEGTQPTVDDAAAVSREATLVGDVRIDADASVWPGVVLRGDIGPVRVGEQAHIGDNATIHASTLADRVMIGHGAVLNEATVEEGTLIGFNATVNTESTVGAGSVVAAGTVIPDEYDIPPESFARGVPAKITPLEETGVDAEAIFEEFSSGEYTNLAGRHEELFD; this is translated from the coding sequence ATGGTGGACAGTCGAACCTACGCGTTCGAGGGGACGCAACCGACGGTTGACGATGCAGCGGCGGTGAGTCGGGAGGCGACGCTGGTCGGCGACGTCCGGATCGACGCCGACGCGAGCGTCTGGCCGGGCGTCGTCCTCAGGGGCGACATCGGACCCGTTCGCGTCGGCGAACAGGCGCACATCGGCGACAACGCGACGATTCACGCTTCGACGCTCGCGGACCGCGTCATGATCGGTCACGGCGCGGTGCTCAACGAGGCGACCGTCGAGGAGGGAACGCTGATCGGATTCAACGCGACGGTCAACACGGAGTCGACCGTCGGCGCGGGGAGCGTCGTCGCTGCCGGGACAGTGATCCCCGACGAGTACGACATCCCGCCCGAGTCGTTCGCCCGCGGCGTTCCCGCCAAGATCACGCCGCTTGAGGAGACCGGCGTCGACGCCGAGGCGATCTTCGAGGAGTTCTCGTCGGGCGAGTACACGAACCTGGCCGGCCGCCACGAGGAACTGTTCGACTGA
- a CDS encoding helix-hairpin-helix domain-containing protein, producing MFDAQRTAIKGSQQLFTQGLSAQSAVDRLAVTGLNGQESLQRQQLELAQAATHSYVDATTAMVPGEGSADAHRSVDEAFTQLKTTHAEFYDALERELERDTDVADEFSEEFVDALEDGTEQFLELTHSVEEQTVQNVDELSSQLSEQLERTQELQDQLEEQLERQSDDVTDLLDRQAEQIERVQQQLEEQAEEVTQQLQDQQVSAGTKIETDPEHTLESVAGIDADVRERLADAGIATVDDLVRADAETVAEAADVSESDAEEWIDQAES from the coding sequence ATGTTCGACGCCCAGCGGACCGCGATCAAAGGAAGCCAGCAACTGTTCACGCAGGGGCTGTCCGCACAGTCCGCCGTCGATAGGCTGGCGGTGACCGGACTGAACGGACAGGAGTCGCTCCAACGCCAGCAACTCGAGCTCGCGCAGGCGGCGACCCACAGCTATGTCGACGCGACGACCGCGATGGTCCCCGGCGAGGGGTCCGCGGACGCCCACCGGAGCGTCGACGAGGCGTTCACACAGCTGAAGACGACCCACGCGGAGTTCTACGACGCCCTCGAGCGCGAACTCGAGCGGGACACCGACGTCGCGGACGAGTTCTCCGAGGAGTTCGTCGACGCGCTCGAGGACGGGACCGAACAGTTCCTCGAGCTCACCCATTCAGTCGAGGAACAGACGGTCCAGAACGTCGACGAGCTCTCGAGTCAGCTCAGCGAGCAACTCGAGCGAACCCAAGAGCTGCAGGATCAACTCGAGGAGCAACTCGAGCGTCAGAGCGACGACGTCACGGACCTGCTCGACCGGCAGGCCGAACAGATCGAGCGGGTCCAGCAGCAACTCGAGGAGCAGGCCGAGGAAGTGACCCAGCAGCTTCAGGACCAGCAGGTCTCAGCGGGGACGAAGATTGAGACCGACCCGGAGCACACGCTCGAATCCGTCGCGGGAATCGACGCGGACGTCCGCGAGCGACTCGCCGACGCCGGCATCGCGACGGTCGACGACCTCGTGCGTGCCGACGCCGAGACTGTCGCCGAAGCCGCCGACGTCTCGGAAAGCGACGCCGAGGAGTGGATCGACCAGGCCGAATCCTGA
- a CDS encoding metallophosphoesterase family protein: MLVLGDAHASEPDRRETLLELYRAVDPAAVLQLGDLEYYDLPAPTWFVAGNNEDLDVIEALRAGEEPPEADGVHLLASTVASVGGLRVAGLSGNYAPTKYDCPRDKLEADRRRHFTREDVERAAELDDVDVLLTHEAPTGLLSYGYDPGCEHVDTLLEALSPSLCLVGHHERHREAEIDGVNVVSLAPAWERYYTLEGDVDEGGLRLEGHDHAFGPDASD, encoded by the coding sequence ATGCTCGTTCTCGGCGACGCCCACGCGTCCGAGCCGGACCGCCGCGAGACGCTTCTGGAACTGTACCGAGCCGTCGATCCCGCCGCCGTGTTACAGCTCGGCGACCTCGAGTACTACGACCTCCCGGCGCCGACGTGGTTCGTCGCGGGCAACAACGAGGATCTCGACGTTATCGAGGCGCTGCGCGCCGGCGAGGAACCGCCCGAGGCCGACGGCGTCCACCTGCTCGCGAGCACCGTCGCGTCTGTCGGCGGACTCCGCGTGGCCGGCCTCTCGGGGAACTACGCGCCGACGAAGTACGACTGTCCCCGCGACAAACTCGAGGCCGACCGCCGCCGGCACTTCACCCGCGAAGACGTCGAGCGAGCGGCCGAACTGGACGACGTCGACGTCCTGCTCACCCACGAGGCCCCGACCGGGCTCCTCTCCTACGGCTACGATCCCGGCTGCGAACACGTCGACACCCTGCTCGAGGCCCTCTCGCCGTCGCTCTGTCTGGTCGGCCACCACGAGCGCCACCGCGAGGCCGAGATCGACGGCGTCAACGTGGTGAGCCTCGCCCCCGCCTGGGAGCGATACTACACGCTCGAGGGCGATGTCGACGAAGGTGGGCTCCGACTCGAGGGCCACGATCACGCGTTCGGCCCCGACGCGTCCGACTGA